In one Misgurnus anguillicaudatus chromosome 1, ASM2758022v2, whole genome shotgun sequence genomic region, the following are encoded:
- the spic gene encoding transcription factor Spi-C — translation MGSLTNDINQDFQDAIDVIQRHSLHNDTEIKYYENLESQHSPGRHAISYYQFTPHFEPQGSAYEWNESSSWSSHIVPEVSLSALSSTPSPFYSNLPLRHSKGRKKLRLYEYLHEALNDDNMCDSIQWTDRGSGIFHFISKNKEKLAECWGQRKGNRKTMTYQKMARALRNYSRTGEIVKVRRKLTYQFNPAILQRLSSVSVYTSGPTSREVTLHQQTSAADHVYYSSAVPDCHYWYSQYSYQGDYDLATVLTMHQDPKQG, via the exons ATG GGATCTCTTACAAATGACATCAATCAAGATTTTCAGGATGCCATTGATGTAATTCAGCGCCACTCTCTGCACAACGACACAg AAATTAAATACTATGAGAATTTGGAAAGTCAACACTCGCCTGGTCGACATGCAATTTCATACTATCAGTTCACACCCCATTTTGAACCCCAAGGATCTGCATATGAGTGGAATGAATCCTCA TCATGGTCGTCTCACATTGTGCCGGAAGTGTCTCTGAGTGCCCTGAGTTCAACGCCTTCACCGTTTTACTCAAATTTACCACTGCGTCACAGTAAAG GCCGCAAGAAGTTGCGCTTATATGAGTATCTGCACGAGGCGCTCAACGACGACAACATGTGCGACTCCATTCAGTGGACAGACAGAGGGAGCGGCATCTTCCACTTCATCtcgaaaaataaagaaaaactggCCGAGTGCTGGGGTCAACGCAAGGGAAACCGTAAAACCATGACCTACCAGAAAATGGCACGCGCCCTACGCAACTACAGCCGCACGGGTGAGATCGTAAAAGTGCGCCGCAAACTCACCTACCAGTTTAACCCCGCAATACTGCAGAGACTGAGTTCAGTATCGGTCTACACCTCGGGCCCTACGTCCAGAGAAGTTACCCTTCATCAGCAAACGTCTGCTGCCGATCATGTATACTACAGTTCAGCTGTACCCGACTGTCATTACTGGTACAGCCAGTACTCTTACCAGGGCGATTATGACCTCGCCACTGTATTAACGATGCATCAGGACCCAAAACAGGGGTGA